A stretch of Gammaproteobacteria bacterium DNA encodes these proteins:
- a CDS encoding PhnD/SsuA/transferrin family substrate-binding protein produces MFQQEKTRFLPARALSLPLLLLATLTAPQAQEQAPSQSSQQSFYERGEGIVNIGVIAIRNKENAMKRWRETAKFLSDHIAGREFRIVPSTWEEMDRHIQQRHIEFILTNPAGYVVLEVDHGGQPLATLMDAKAGNYLKYFGSVILRRSDRDDIRTLHDLKGKRFAAVNKSAWGGWYLAFNRLLEHDVVPEDDFAELTFVHSHDKVVMSVRDGAADAGTVRTGILERMSEEGKINLDDFTLLTPAQHDDFPYLVSTGLYPDWPFASLTHVPEALKREVLEVLLRIPPGSDAARTGRYYGWTVPGNYQPVHNVLQRLQVPPYTGFGEIRLEDVAAQYWKELLLIVFFIILLSFAAFYFQRLNRRLLDTQASLETASQEVRLRNSELEKTLQDLKVAQDQIVASEKLASLGTVAAGIAHEIKNPLNLIKNFAELTNDLCTELTETMAPLKKSLDEKTLGNVEDILTDMSGNNEKICHHSRRADSIVHNMLAHSRGGSHDFENSEINKLVEEAMNLSYHSMRSVDTEFNARTESEFDDSITSMYIVPQDLQRVVLNLMNNAFQATHELKQKDADYAPEVRVATQAKDGGVEIRVRDNGPGIPKENVEKLFTPFFTTKPTGSGTGLGLSISYDIVTKMHNGRLTVDSKPGEYTEFCVFIPGDLEAKAREQQLAAARGG; encoded by the coding sequence ATGTTTCAGCAAGAAAAAACCCGTTTCCTGCCGGCGCGCGCGCTGTCGCTGCCGCTGCTGCTGCTGGCGACGCTGACGGCGCCGCAGGCGCAGGAACAGGCGCCGTCGCAATCGTCTCAGCAGAGTTTCTATGAGCGCGGCGAGGGCATTGTCAACATCGGCGTCATCGCAATTCGCAACAAGGAGAACGCGATGAAAAGGTGGCGCGAAACCGCGAAGTTTCTGAGCGACCATATTGCGGGCCGCGAATTCCGCATCGTGCCCTCAACCTGGGAAGAGATGGACCGCCACATCCAGCAACGCCACATTGAGTTCATCCTGACCAATCCGGCGGGCTATGTCGTGCTGGAAGTGGACCACGGCGGACAGCCGCTGGCGACGCTGATGGACGCCAAGGCCGGAAACTACCTGAAATACTTCGGCTCGGTCATTCTGCGCCGCTCGGACCGCGACGACATCCGCACGCTGCACGACCTGAAAGGCAAGCGTTTCGCCGCCGTCAACAAGTCGGCGTGGGGCGGCTGGTACCTCGCCTTCAACCGGCTGCTTGAGCACGATGTCGTGCCCGAAGACGACTTCGCGGAACTGACCTTCGTGCATTCGCACGACAAGGTGGTGATGAGCGTCAGGGACGGCGCGGCGGACGCCGGCACGGTGCGCACCGGCATCCTCGAGCGCATGAGCGAGGAAGGCAAAATCAACCTGGATGACTTCACGCTGCTGACCCCGGCGCAGCACGACGACTTCCCCTACCTCGTCAGCACCGGCCTCTACCCGGACTGGCCTTTCGCGTCGCTGACGCATGTGCCGGAGGCGCTCAAGCGCGAGGTGCTGGAAGTGCTGCTGCGGATTCCGCCCGGCAGCGACGCCGCCCGCACCGGGCGCTACTACGGCTGGACCGTGCCCGGCAACTACCAGCCGGTGCACAATGTGCTGCAACGGCTGCAAGTCCCCCCGTACACCGGCTTCGGCGAAATCCGCCTGGAGGATGTCGCCGCCCAGTACTGGAAAGAACTGCTGCTGATTGTGTTTTTCATCATCCTGCTGTCGTTCGCGGCGTTCTACTTCCAGCGCCTCAACCGCAGGCTGCTGGACACCCAGGCCAGCCTTGAGACGGCGTCGCAGGAAGTGCGCCTGCGCAACTCGGAACTGGAGAAAACGCTGCAAGACCTGAAGGTCGCGCAGGACCAGATTGTCGCCAGCGAGAAACTCGCGTCGCTCGGCACCGTCGCCGCCGGCATCGCCCATGAAATCAAGAACCCGCTCAACCTGATCAAGAACTTCGCCGAACTGACCAACGACCTGTGCACCGAACTGACCGAAACCATGGCGCCGCTGAAAAAGTCGCTCGACGAGAAAACCCTCGGCAATGTCGAGGACATCCTCACCGACATGAGCGGCAACAACGAAAAAATCTGCCACCACAGCCGGCGCGCCGACAGCATCGTGCACAACATGCTGGCGCACTCGCGCGGCGGCTCGCACGACTTTGAGAACAGCGAAATCAACAAACTCGTCGAGGAGGCGATGAACCTGTCGTACCACAGCATGCGTTCGGTGGACACCGAATTCAACGCCAGGACGGAGTCCGAATTTGACGACAGCATCACCTCGATGTATATCGTGCCGCAGGACTTGCAGCGCGTCGTCCTGAACCTGATGAACAACGCCTTCCAGGCGACCCACGAACTCAAGCAGAAAGACGCCGACTACGCGCCCGAGGTGCGGGTCGCCACCCAGGCGAAGGACGGCGGCGTTGAAATCCGGGTGCGCGACAACGGCCCCGGCATACCGAAGGAAAATGTGGAAAAGTTGTTCACGCCCTTTTTCACCACCAAGCCGACCGGCTCCGGCACGGGGCTTGGATTGTCCATCAGTTATGATATTGTTACCAAGATGCACAACGGACGGCTGACAGTGGACTCAAAACCCGGCGAATACACCGAGTTTTGCGTCTTCATCCCCGGCGACCTCGAGGCCAAGGCGCGGGAACAACAACTT